A stretch of the Filimonas lacunae genome encodes the following:
- a CDS encoding WG repeat-containing protein, producing the protein MKHFICNLSILYLFLPAFSIAQTPPPEVARDISDAGYVFTGAYAPVQQQGVLHFIDTNGVVAFDNILQQFNAITGIDSDGNYIENPKQVLYLVEQQQKKGITTRLGQWLVPPVYDQVDIQDRRFFVCQLNNALTWYDNHGARLVPEKYTDMGYLDGNYFEVKENGLWGLYSKTENRLVLPCTYQQFDFCGGCERAGNYVMAMQNGKWGAIDFAGNVLVPFLYDHQHMNMRSDEWILSFTRNDKQYIINVTSGREFPVDNLDENYVLHNGFLVWTNTAKKAGLISPSGKQVLPNVYSQVDEGFPTYTVAALPYVTIKKNNLYGLADTNGIVLIPPFSGKPLQVYDTSTIAGYTNGQYSFYNLQGKRTTDKTFSEITWMRQRQVLQVKKNGKYGMYHLATHTLTPVVYDDMNELGGDEDPLPYIKVSKNNLAGLLSVTGKTIIPPLYEEITIIHADAGIFEVQKGEFSGVYDSTGKIRIPVRYTYLQTNYARGFIKADRYDKNDHLVNTFYNIARDSFVVKDALSMGGISAQKQLIQQSDSSYSILDVNTFQQTPLSWRIIDIITNNQRFLKVKQQWENNWQLLEISTGKVLPDTWYSIEGCENGMFRVTDSNHLYGYLNSYGQLVMPCRYTNESLFTANGIATVTETKDSHEYYGFIDTTGKAITPVEYYFDANSQVEDYIYGNYLLLVKNEDDVLMGVADNTGKILVPIQYNLVWIDTALHQFLVNKDKKFGVINHQGQFLLPAIYDDMVPSYISRQAHHVQLSWPLLCRDKEVLYYKKENGDRLPVTVTRLLNNWEQP; encoded by the coding sequence ATGAAACACTTTATCTGCAACCTTAGCATCCTGTACCTGTTCCTTCCTGCCTTTAGCATTGCCCAAACCCCTCCACCCGAAGTAGCCCGTGATATTTCTGATGCCGGCTATGTTTTCACCGGTGCCTATGCCCCTGTGCAGCAACAGGGCGTTCTCCATTTTATTGATACCAATGGCGTGGTGGCCTTTGACAATATACTACAGCAGTTTAATGCTATTACCGGCATTGACAGTGATGGCAACTATATAGAAAATCCCAAACAGGTACTTTACCTGGTAGAGCAGCAACAGAAAAAAGGCATCACCACACGCCTGGGCCAATGGCTGGTGCCTCCTGTATATGACCAGGTAGACATCCAGGACAGGCGCTTTTTTGTGTGTCAGTTAAACAACGCGCTTACCTGGTATGATAACCATGGCGCAAGGCTGGTCCCGGAAAAGTATACTGATATGGGTTATCTCGACGGCAATTACTTTGAAGTAAAAGAAAACGGACTGTGGGGACTTTACAGTAAAACAGAAAACCGGTTGGTGCTACCCTGCACTTATCAGCAATTCGATTTTTGTGGCGGTTGTGAACGTGCGGGCAACTATGTAATGGCAATGCAAAACGGCAAGTGGGGCGCCATAGACTTTGCCGGCAATGTTCTGGTGCCTTTTTTATACGATCACCAGCATATGAATATGCGAAGTGATGAATGGATACTCAGCTTTACCCGTAACGATAAACAGTATATCATCAACGTAACCAGCGGCAGGGAATTTCCGGTGGATAACCTGGACGAGAATTATGTGCTGCACAATGGCTTTCTGGTATGGACCAACACTGCGAAAAAAGCAGGCTTAATAAGCCCCTCCGGTAAACAGGTGTTACCCAATGTGTATTCCCAGGTAGATGAAGGGTTTCCCACATATACCGTTGCTGCCCTTCCGTATGTAACTATTAAAAAGAACAACTTATATGGCCTGGCCGATACCAACGGCATTGTTCTTATCCCTCCTTTTTCCGGAAAACCTTTACAGGTATACGATACCTCCACCATAGCCGGTTATACCAATGGACAATATTCTTTCTACAACCTGCAAGGCAAAAGAACAACCGATAAAACCTTTTCAGAGATCACCTGGATGCGCCAGCGCCAGGTGTTACAAGTGAAAAAGAATGGCAAGTATGGCATGTACCATCTGGCCACTCATACACTTACCCCTGTTGTTTATGATGATATGAATGAATTGGGCGGTGATGAAGATCCCCTGCCCTATATAAAGGTGTCTAAAAACAACCTGGCAGGCCTGTTGTCTGTTACCGGCAAAACTATCATACCACCGCTATATGAAGAGATCACCATCATCCATGCCGATGCAGGTATTTTTGAAGTGCAGAAAGGAGAATTCAGTGGTGTGTATGACAGCACCGGTAAAATCAGAATTCCCGTTCGTTACACTTACCTGCAAACCAATTACGCACGTGGTTTTATTAAAGCCGACAGGTACGATAAAAACGATCACCTCGTTAACACATTCTATAACATTGCCCGTGATTCTTTTGTAGTGAAAGATGCGCTAAGCATGGGAGGCATCAGTGCTCAAAAACAGTTGATACAGCAGAGCGATAGCAGTTATTCCATCCTGGATGTAAACACTTTTCAGCAAACACCTTTGTCCTGGCGCATTATTGATATCATTACCAATAATCAGCGTTTTCTGAAAGTAAAACAGCAATGGGAAAATAACTGGCAATTACTGGAAATATCTACCGGCAAAGTGTTACCAGATACCTGGTACTCTATTGAAGGTTGTGAAAACGGCATGTTCCGCGTTACAGACAGCAACCATCTATATGGTTATTTGAACAGCTACGGACAATTGGTTATGCCCTGCCGGTATACGAATGAAAGCCTGTTTACAGCCAATGGCATAGCCACTGTAACGGAAACAAAAGATAGCCACGAATACTATGGCTTTATAGATACCACAGGAAAGGCTATTACACCCGTTGAATATTACTTTGATGCTAATAGCCAGGTAGAAGATTATATCTATGGTAACTACCTGCTGCTGGTAAAAAATGAAGACGACGTGTTGATGGGCGTGGCTGACAATACCGGTAAAATATTGGTGCCCATACAATACAACCTTGTTTGGATAGATACTGCCCTACACCAGTTTCTGGTAAACAAGGATAAAAAATTTGGTGTCATCAACCACCAGGGGCAGTTTCTGTTACCGGCAATATATGACGACATGGTTCCTTCTTACATCAGCCGCCAGGCACACCATGTACAGCTCAGCTGGCCATTGCTTTGCCGCGATAAAGAAGTGCTCTATTATAAAAAAGAAAACGGCGACCGTTTGCCGGTAACCGTTACGCGTTTATTGAATAATTGGGAACAACCCTAG
- a CDS encoding SpoIIAA family protein, which yields MIEILTDVPGNVAGFRAVGEVTKDDFQTTVLPKVDEVVISTGELNYLMIIDTPLSNWTYGAWVQDALLGIQEITKWNRAAIVTDSEALNQFTDIFSILVPGTFRGFLPEQLPEAVEWVATGKKAI from the coding sequence ATGATAGAAATACTAACAGATGTGCCCGGTAATGTAGCCGGCTTTCGTGCCGTGGGCGAAGTAACCAAAGATGATTTTCAAACCACCGTGCTGCCTAAAGTAGATGAAGTGGTGATCAGTACCGGCGAGCTCAATTACCTGATGATCATCGACACGCCTTTAAGTAACTGGACCTACGGGGCCTGGGTACAGGATGCCTTGCTGGGCATACAGGAAATCACCAAATGGAACCGTGCCGCTATTGTTACCGACTCAGAAGCATTAAATCAGTTTACAGACATCTTTAGTATACTGGTGCCAGGTACTTTCCGGGGCTTTTTGCCAGAACAATTACCCGAAGCAGTGGAATGGGTAGCTACCGGTAAAAAAGCCATTTAA
- a CDS encoding 5-fold beta-flower protein, with translation MLKALTFIAALFLASLSHAQNIRNSSGTIAEVSSDGVIRVNGYSVGRITSSGAIIRKGSTIGSLSSSGSVSASGRGTVGKIDSDGTIRDGGGSSIGYIKDNDNNTIRDKSYSSVGSTGGVKKEWAAIVFFFFKFE, from the coding sequence ATGCTTAAAGCACTCACATTTATTGCCGCCTTATTCCTGGCCAGCCTTTCTCACGCACAAAACATACGCAATAGTTCAGGTACAATTGCAGAAGTAAGCAGTGATGGTGTCATCAGAGTGAACGGCTACTCGGTTGGCCGTATCACCAGTAGCGGCGCTATCATCCGGAAGGGTTCCACTATTGGTTCTTTAAGCAGCAGTGGCTCTGTGTCTGCCAGTGGCCGTGGCACCGTAGGCAAAATTGATAGTGATGGCACCATTCGCGACGGTGGAGGTAGCAGCATTGGCTATATAAAAGACAACGACAACAACACCATTCGCGACAAATCATATTCATCCGTTGGTAGCACAGGTGGTGTAAAAAAAGAATGGGCGGCTATCGTGTTCTTCTTCTTCAAATTTGAATAG
- a CDS encoding gliding motility-associated C-terminal domain-containing protein, whose product MNLYNHLYTMLTSNFWRSKRLFLLLCMLVNLCIIAHAAPVKWANTAPAFLYGGATLAVCTNSTQASISKGLETSDPDNGQTLSWSIVANPKHGTVTGIPVSIVTTGSNISPAAYYTPETGYAGLDSLTLQVSDGTASNTMVLYINMATDQATAISYGQSVFCASGYAPVTTSGITNGEYSGGTGLVVDKGSGLIDLETSLQGTYNVRYVYKGLNCTGTATALVTISAPSKVTIDYAGSPYCPSGAAAVTQTGATGGIYNAASGLDINSETGAINLANSTAGTYVVNYTVIDNNSCLSTTSDTVVVVDLKKVTAISGNTKVCAGATQVYTNGTTGGVWASNNTSIATVNAATGSVTGVTPGYITLSYTITNGSCVSKTDITVYVESFPYVDSIKGNGSICTGSTTQLSNTTVGGSWSTGDATIATVSNTGLVTGVAAGSVTISYSYSNGACSTVVTKEVMVKALPVATISYAGSPYCISGTAMVTLTGVTGGTFSSTTGLSIDAATGTINLAGSTPGTYTVKYQFSNGTCGDATTTSVTVKALPVATVSYIGSPYCATGSAAVYQTGETGGAYSALTGLAINATTGAVNLATSQAGSYTVTYTFGAGTCVNKATTTIVVNTIPALPSITANGALGFCAGGNVVLTSSATANNQWMKNGGAINGATSKTLTVNAAGGYSVTVNNNGCSVVSDLKQVTVYELPTAAITADGSLAICEGSSVKLTSSSNIINQWLLNGAAIAGATSNVFNAGKAGSYGLIVTTTNGCVDTSDNVEVTVNALPELTLSSAAGQLITKGGSTQLTVTSNGAIASTYWTPATSLDNPLSTTPVATPLENTLYTATVTDDKGCEASDTISIQVTEEFKVSARSVITPNGDGVNDQFIIDNVLAYPDNVLSVFDRNGKKLYEKHNYDNSWGGTNNGVLLAADTYMYVFTVQGRVVKKGTVTIVH is encoded by the coding sequence ATGAACTTATACAACCATCTCTATACTATGTTAACAAGTAATTTTTGGCGCAGTAAGCGCTTGTTTTTGCTGTTGTGCATGCTGGTAAATCTTTGTATAATAGCCCATGCAGCACCGGTAAAATGGGCTAATACGGCTCCGGCGTTCCTGTATGGTGGCGCTACACTGGCAGTTTGTACCAATAGTACCCAGGCCAGCATTTCCAAAGGACTGGAAACATCCGATCCGGATAACGGACAAACACTTAGCTGGAGCATTGTTGCTAACCCGAAGCATGGTACCGTTACCGGTATTCCGGTGTCGATAGTAACTACCGGCAGCAATATTAGCCCGGCAGCTTATTATACTCCTGAAACAGGATATGCGGGGCTGGATTCTTTGACATTACAGGTATCTGACGGCACTGCTTCAAATACTATGGTGTTATATATCAATATGGCTACCGATCAGGCTACCGCTATATCCTATGGCCAGTCTGTTTTCTGTGCATCTGGTTATGCACCCGTAACCACATCCGGTATTACCAATGGGGAATACAGTGGCGGCACCGGGCTGGTAGTAGATAAAGGCTCGGGTTTAATTGATCTGGAAACCAGTTTACAAGGCACTTATAATGTGCGTTATGTGTATAAAGGATTAAACTGTACGGGCACTGCTACGGCTTTGGTTACCATTAGTGCGCCTTCGAAAGTGACCATTGATTATGCGGGAAGTCCTTATTGTCCTTCCGGCGCTGCTGCTGTAACACAAACAGGGGCAACTGGCGGTATTTATAATGCAGCTTCAGGACTGGATATCAACAGTGAAACAGGAGCCATTAACCTGGCCAACAGCACTGCGGGTACCTATGTGGTAAACTATACGGTAATTGATAATAACTCCTGCTTAAGCACCACTTCCGATACTGTAGTGGTGGTAGACCTGAAAAAGGTAACTGCTATTTCCGGCAACACTAAAGTATGTGCAGGCGCCACCCAGGTATATACCAACGGTACTACAGGGGGTGTATGGGCCAGTAACAATACCAGCATCGCTACTGTAAACGCTGCTACCGGTTCGGTTACCGGAGTAACGCCTGGCTATATCACGCTCTCCTATACTATTACCAATGGAAGTTGCGTAAGTAAAACGGATATTACCGTATATGTAGAGTCTTTCCCTTATGTAGATTCTATTAAAGGCAATGGCAGTATTTGCACAGGAAGTACCACCCAATTAAGCAATACCACAGTAGGCGGTAGCTGGAGTACGGGGGATGCTACCATTGCCACTGTAAGCAATACAGGCCTGGTAACAGGTGTGGCAGCAGGTTCGGTTACTATTTCCTATAGTTATTCTAATGGCGCCTGTTCTACCGTAGTAACCAAAGAGGTGATGGTGAAGGCGTTGCCAGTGGCTACTATCTCTTATGCAGGTAGCCCTTATTGTATTTCAGGTACGGCTATGGTAACCCTTACCGGTGTTACTGGTGGCACGTTCAGCTCCACCACCGGCTTATCAATCGATGCGGCTACCGGCACTATTAATCTTGCGGGCAGCACACCGGGTACTTATACCGTAAAATACCAGTTTAGCAATGGCACCTGTGGCGATGCTACTACCACCAGTGTTACGGTGAAAGCATTGCCGGTGGCTACTGTTTCTTATATTGGAAGTCCTTATTGTGCTACCGGTTCCGCTGCTGTTTACCAGACCGGTGAAACCGGAGGAGCTTACAGTGCTTTAACCGGATTGGCTATTAATGCAACTACAGGCGCTGTAAACCTGGCTACCAGCCAGGCAGGCAGTTATACTGTAACCTATACTTTTGGTGCAGGCACCTGTGTAAACAAAGCCACTACTACTATTGTGGTGAATACCATACCTGCCCTTCCTTCTATCACAGCCAACGGAGCACTGGGATTTTGTGCAGGGGGTAATGTGGTGCTGACTTCTTCTGCCACTGCCAATAATCAATGGATGAAAAACGGTGGAGCTATTAATGGTGCTACCAGTAAAACACTTACGGTAAATGCAGCAGGAGGGTATTCCGTTACTGTAAACAACAATGGATGTTCGGTCGTTTCTGATCTGAAGCAGGTGACAGTATATGAATTGCCCACCGCTGCTATAACAGCAGACGGATCACTGGCTATTTGTGAAGGCAGCAGTGTAAAACTCACTTCCAGCAGTAACATTATCAACCAGTGGTTACTGAATGGTGCCGCTATTGCAGGTGCTACTTCCAATGTTTTCAATGCAGGGAAAGCAGGCAGCTATGGCCTGATAGTAACTACTACCAATGGCTGTGTGGATACTTCTGATAACGTGGAAGTAACAGTGAACGCATTACCTGAGTTAACACTGAGCAGCGCAGCTGGTCAGCTCATTACCAAAGGTGGCAGCACTCAATTAACCGTTACCAGCAATGGGGCTATAGCCAGTACTTACTGGACCCCCGCTACCTCGCTGGACAATCCGTTAAGCACCACGCCGGTAGCTACTCCGCTGGAAAATACCTTGTACACGGCTACTGTAACGGACGATAAAGGTTGTGAAGCGTCTGACACTATTTCCATACAGGTAACAGAAGAGTTTAAAGTAAGTGCCCGTTCGGTGATAACACCTAACGGAGATGGCGTAAACGATCAGTTTATTATTGACAATGTGCTGGCTTACCCGGATAATGTGTTAAGTGTATTTGACCGCAATGGTAAGAAACTGTATGAAAAGCATAACTACGATAATAGCTGGGGCGGCACCAATAATGGTGTGCTGTTAGCAGCCGACACGTATATGTATGTGTTTACCGTGCAAGGCAGGGTAGTGAAAAAAGGAACTGTTACCATTGTGCATTAA
- a CDS encoding PorP/SprF family type IX secretion system membrane protein, with the protein MKKYIAGFTFLFSAALALPGKAQLYYNNPVARFYRNTYLANPAYAGAQEQPFVYALVNRSWIGFDGAPTLVQLSGDMNFGKSSGAGIQLANDKSGVLKRSYAKFSYAYKIKLAGENHAVRLGFSLSAFRQQLDGSAIIDGGVVDAGAKQFNEQGWKADGDFGATYQFKGFAFSAAAFNLRQWFPDVNSNPANQETMNLMASYAWQPADNKQIELKPLVAARFFTKASSIIGGGAQFTYDKTVHASAIWQNTGNITGTVGLMLKSIGGEINFSYVTNNKQGYGQQFEVGLGIGLSGLKKESAE; encoded by the coding sequence ATGAAAAAATATATAGCGGGTTTTACATTCTTATTCAGTGCTGCGCTTGCCTTACCCGGCAAGGCGCAGCTGTATTATAATAATCCGGTAGCGCGTTTTTACCGCAATACCTACCTGGCCAACCCCGCTTATGCGGGTGCACAGGAACAACCTTTTGTATACGCCCTGGTAAACCGCAGCTGGATAGGCTTTGACGGTGCACCCACACTGGTGCAGCTTTCGGGCGATATGAACTTTGGTAAAAGCTCGGGAGCGGGCATTCAGCTGGCCAACGATAAAAGTGGTGTGTTAAAACGTTCTTATGCCAAATTCAGCTATGCTTATAAAATAAAACTGGCGGGCGAGAACCATGCCGTGCGCCTGGGCTTTTCGTTAAGCGCTTTTCGTCAGCAACTGGATGGCTCGGCTATTATTGATGGCGGCGTAGTAGATGCAGGCGCCAAGCAGTTTAACGAACAGGGCTGGAAAGCAGATGGCGATTTTGGCGCTACCTACCAGTTTAAAGGATTTGCTTTTAGCGCGGCTGCTTTTAATTTGCGCCAATGGTTTCCCGATGTAAACAGTAACCCGGCTAACCAGGAAACGATGAACCTGATGGCTTCTTATGCCTGGCAACCGGCAGATAATAAACAAATAGAATTGAAGCCACTGGTGGCTGCCCGCTTTTTTACCAAAGCCAGCAGCATAATAGGAGGAGGTGCGCAGTTTACCTATGATAAAACCGTGCACGCCAGTGCTATCTGGCAAAACACCGGTAATATTACCGGTACAGTGGGATTGATGTTAAAGAGCATAGGAGGTGAAATTAACTTCAGCTATGTTACCAACAACAAACAGGGCTATGGACAGCAATTTGAAGTAGGACTGGGAATAGGCTTATCAGGCTTGAAAAAAGAATCTGCAGAATAA
- a CDS encoding ABC transporter permease produces the protein MFINYLKIAWRNLIKNKTYTFINLFGLITGITCCLLIGLYIHHELSFDKFQAKGNRIVRVIMEYSAPGSEASKGNFTSARVFPVFAQNFPEIESGTRMYESNPVITCENGDQFNEDHLLFTDSTYFRMFNATMLQGNPQTALNGPFKMILTASTAQRYFGTTQVMGKVVKVGASAIPYEITGVIADNPTNSQIQFNSLASFSSRNRKNEEKNYWNANYTTYFLVKKPEQIAALQQKIPAFMRKEMQGENSIINFYLEPFNSIHLHSPYDAYAPNTSITYIYIITAIALLILAIACFTYINLSTARSMERAKEVGIRKVSGALRQQIFWQFIYESFILCLLALLVSIALVYLVLPSFNNLTGNRLAIKEILTPSILGYILFVVTILGLLAGGYPALVLSGFQPVAILKGVFKNYGKGAALRKTLIVFQFVISIFLIIATIIVQKQLHFIQHTRLGYDREHVLVLNTDQKIYDKGQTFKDAFLACPDIKNVSISADAPNQISGGYEMRSATMPETSEINVTASEIDENYLATNGIKILYGENINQQDIKDIKRDTVSEKNFKFILNETAARALGWKPSEAVGKRMFVYSTRPGIVKAVVQDFHFQSLHTPIKPLVLFPGDWGNRMMVKVSGQHMPETIRFMQEQWKKLAPHRPFQYHFLDEDYNHMYQSETRLGSLVNIFAGIAIVLACLGLLGLSSYAVQQRSKEISVRKVLGASVTGLTSLLSKNFLQLVLLSFIVAAPLAWLTMHYWLQGYAYRITISWWIFVLAGTAAVVIALVTVASQTLKAAVQSPVKNLKND, from the coding sequence ATGTTTATAAACTATCTGAAAATTGCCTGGCGCAACCTTATAAAAAACAAAACCTACACATTCATTAACCTGTTTGGCTTAATCACGGGTATTACCTGCTGCTTATTAATAGGCTTGTATATTCATCATGAACTCAGCTTTGATAAATTCCAGGCAAAAGGCAATCGCATTGTGCGGGTGATTATGGAATATAGTGCTCCGGGTAGCGAAGCCAGCAAAGGCAACTTCACCAGCGCCCGGGTGTTTCCGGTGTTTGCCCAAAACTTTCCGGAAATAGAATCCGGAACAAGAATGTATGAATCCAATCCGGTTATTACCTGTGAAAACGGAGATCAGTTTAATGAAGACCATTTACTGTTTACCGACTCTACCTATTTCCGGATGTTTAATGCTACTATGTTACAGGGCAACCCCCAAACCGCTTTAAATGGTCCGTTCAAAATGATATTGACCGCCTCTACGGCACAGCGTTACTTTGGCACCACCCAGGTAATGGGCAAAGTAGTAAAAGTAGGCGCCAGCGCCATCCCTTATGAAATTACCGGTGTAATAGCCGATAATCCAACCAACTCACAGATACAGTTTAACAGCCTGGCCTCTTTTTCTTCCCGTAATAGAAAAAACGAAGAAAAGAATTACTGGAATGCCAACTACACCACGTACTTTCTGGTAAAAAAGCCGGAACAAATAGCCGCTTTGCAACAAAAGATACCTGCATTTATGCGTAAAGAAATGCAGGGCGAAAACTCCATTATTAACTTTTACCTCGAACCTTTTAACAGCATACACCTGCATTCGCCTTACGATGCTTATGCACCCAACACCAGCATTACTTATATATACATTATTACCGCTATAGCCTTGCTTATTCTGGCTATTGCCTGCTTTACTTATATTAACCTGAGCACCGCACGTTCTATGGAACGTGCGAAAGAAGTGGGTATACGCAAGGTTTCCGGTGCATTACGTCAGCAAATTTTCTGGCAGTTCATTTACGAATCCTTTATCCTGTGCCTGCTGGCTTTGCTGGTAAGCATAGCACTTGTATACCTGGTGCTGCCCTCTTTTAACAACCTCACCGGTAACCGGCTGGCTATAAAAGAAATACTCACCCCTTCTATCCTGGGCTATATTTTATTTGTGGTAACCATACTGGGATTACTGGCAGGCGGCTATCCTGCCCTGGTATTGTCCGGCTTTCAACCGGTTGCCATTTTAAAAGGTGTTTTCAAAAACTATGGCAAAGGAGCAGCCTTGCGTAAAACACTCATCGTGTTCCAGTTTGTTATTTCCATATTCCTCATCATTGCCACCATCATCGTACAAAAGCAATTGCATTTTATACAACATACCCGTTTGGGGTACGATCGTGAGCATGTATTAGTATTGAACACCGATCAGAAAATATACGATAAGGGACAAACTTTTAAAGATGCTTTTCTCGCCTGCCCCGATATTAAAAATGTATCTATTTCGGCAGACGCCCCTAACCAGATAAGTGGTGGTTATGAAATGCGCTCCGCTACCATGCCCGAAACATCAGAAATAAATGTGACCGCTTCGGAAATTGACGAAAACTATCTTGCTACCAACGGCATCAAAATTTTGTATGGCGAGAACATCAACCAACAAGACATCAAAGACATTAAGCGGGACACTGTAAGCGAAAAAAATTTTAAATTCATTTTGAACGAAACCGCTGCCCGTGCATTAGGCTGGAAACCTTCGGAAGCCGTTGGCAAAAGAATGTTTGTATACTCCACACGTCCGGGTATAGTGAAGGCAGTAGTGCAGGATTTCCATTTTCAATCGCTGCACACCCCTATCAAACCACTGGTGTTGTTTCCGGGCGACTGGGGCAACAGGATGATGGTAAAAGTAAGCGGGCAGCATATGCCGGAAACCATCCGCTTTATGCAGGAGCAATGGAAGAAACTTGCGCCACACCGCCCTTTTCAGTATCATTTCCTGGATGAAGACTATAACCACATGTATCAGTCCGAAACCCGGCTGGGTTCGCTGGTGAATATATTTGCGGGCATCGCCATTGTGCTGGCCTGTTTAGGTTTGCTGGGCTTGTCTTCTTATGCCGTACAGCAACGCAGTAAAGAAATAAGTGTGCGCAAAGTACTGGGTGCTTCCGTTACCGGCTTAACCAGCCTGCTTTCTAAAAACTTTTTGCAACTGGTACTACTCAGCTTTATAGTAGCAGCACCACTGGCCTGGTTAACCATGCACTATTGGTTACAGGGTTATGCCTACCGTATTACTATCAGCTGGTGGATATTTGTACTGGCAGGAACCGCCGCAGTTGTTATAGCACTGGTTACTGTAGCTTCACAAACATTAAAAGCCGCTGTTCAAAGCCCTGTAAAGAATTTAAAGAACGATTAA